The following proteins are co-located in the Paludibaculum fermentans genome:
- a CDS encoding aminotransferase class V-fold PLP-dependent enzyme yields MSSYLNNAAEGWPKAPGVAQAVTDALTTPVGDIDRDAGSASGLIRACRMQAAELLGITDCNRIVFTANATYALNLSILGMKLGNGSLVAVSAAAHNSVLRPLERLRRETGIRVRVVACDATGAVLEEDYSSILRLEPRLVILNHRCNVTGHVEDVPRLFAQAHFAGALTLLDASQSVGHLDCKASELHADMIAFNGNKGLHGPTGVGALYVAPGLELHQTVVGGTGARSDLAEHPPEMPMRLEAGTPNLAGLAGFRAALAWHSQNSADHRSLESIRAAALRRGLKQIPGVFLAGGGNESGGIVSMQLAGWPAAELGHCLQQSFGLTCRSGLHCAPLIHKAIGTAPEGTVRFSISGFTTEEEVGEALDAVSRVSRCTSLK; encoded by the coding sequence GTGTCGAGCTATCTCAATAATGCGGCGGAGGGTTGGCCCAAAGCCCCGGGCGTTGCCCAAGCCGTGACTGACGCCCTGACCACTCCCGTCGGTGACATCGACAGGGATGCAGGCTCTGCATCGGGGCTCATACGCGCATGCAGGATGCAGGCAGCAGAGTTGCTCGGCATAACTGACTGCAACCGGATCGTGTTCACCGCGAATGCGACATATGCCCTGAACCTGTCGATTCTGGGCATGAAGCTTGGCAATGGGTCTCTGGTGGCTGTGAGCGCAGCAGCGCACAATTCCGTACTGCGTCCCCTGGAGCGACTGCGGCGCGAAACAGGAATCCGGGTGCGAGTGGTCGCCTGTGATGCCACAGGCGCCGTGCTGGAAGAGGACTACTCATCGATCTTGCGGCTTGAGCCGCGACTGGTGATCCTGAACCACCGCTGCAATGTAACCGGACACGTTGAAGACGTTCCTCGTCTGTTTGCCCAAGCACACTTCGCGGGGGCCCTTACATTGCTGGATGCCTCCCAATCTGTGGGCCATCTGGATTGCAAGGCCAGTGAGCTTCACGCTGACATGATTGCTTTCAATGGAAATAAGGGGCTCCATGGACCCACCGGTGTCGGCGCGCTGTATGTCGCACCTGGATTAGAACTGCACCAGACAGTAGTCGGCGGCACAGGCGCACGAAGCGACCTGGCTGAGCATCCGCCAGAGATGCCCATGCGCCTGGAAGCCGGCACACCTAATCTTGCCGGGCTGGCGGGGTTTAGGGCGGCTCTCGCATGGCATTCGCAGAACAGCGCAGATCACAGGAGTCTGGAGAGCATAAGAGCTGCAGCGCTCCGCAGGGGACTGAAGCAGATTCCAGGAGTCTTTCTCGCAGGCGGGGGCAACGAGAGTGGGGGCATCGTTTCAATGCAGCTCGCAGGATGGCCCGCAGCCGAACTTGGGCATTGTCTACAGCAGAGTTTTGGCCTCACCTGCAGGAGCGGACTCCATTGCGCGCCGTTGATTCACAAGGCGATCGGAACCGCGCCAGAGGGAACGGTCCGGTTCAGCATCTCGGGCTTCACAACGGAAGAGGAGGTTGGGGAGGCACTGGACGCGGTGTCAAGAGTATCCCGATGCACATCGTTGAAGTAG
- a CDS encoding phytanoyl-CoA dioxygenase family protein — MKDLGFAICPSAIDPSLLAAFEGALADVEGSTNVRSRGSVYAIRNLLTAAPAVRKLAEAEPLIALARSVLGDTARPVRGLLFDKRPEANWLVPWHQDLTICVKERREIEGFGPWSVKAGVVHVQPPARVLEEMVALRIHLDDAPADNGALRVLPGTHLLGRLSPAKITTLAKEIQVETCASPRGSVLILRPLLLHASSASAKPARRRVIHIEYSSGALPGGLHWHED, encoded by the coding sequence GTGAAGGATCTGGGGTTTGCGATCTGCCCATCCGCGATTGATCCAAGCCTGCTGGCTGCGTTTGAGGGCGCGCTGGCGGACGTGGAAGGAAGTACCAACGTTCGTTCCCGCGGAAGTGTCTATGCGATCCGCAATCTGCTGACGGCCGCTCCGGCCGTCCGCAAGCTGGCCGAGGCGGAACCGCTGATCGCGCTGGCCCGGTCTGTTCTGGGCGATACTGCGCGCCCCGTTCGCGGCCTGTTGTTCGACAAGCGCCCGGAGGCCAACTGGCTGGTGCCCTGGCACCAGGATTTGACGATCTGCGTGAAGGAACGCCGAGAGATTGAGGGGTTCGGCCCATGGAGTGTTAAGGCGGGAGTGGTTCACGTCCAGCCGCCGGCACGCGTCCTGGAAGAGATGGTGGCCCTGAGGATCCACCTGGACGATGCGCCGGCGGACAACGGAGCACTGCGCGTATTGCCTGGAACTCATCTGCTGGGGCGGCTGAGTCCGGCGAAAATCACGACTCTCGCGAAGGAAATTCAAGTGGAGACGTGTGCAAGTCCGCGCGGCAGTGTACTGATCCTAAGGCCGCTGCTGCTGCACGCTTCCTCGGCGTCCGCAAAGCCCGCTCGCCGGAGAGTCATTCACATCGAGTACTCTTCCGGCGCACTCCCCGGCGGCCTTCATTGGCATGAGGACTAA
- a CDS encoding Gfo/Idh/MocA family protein, protein MSSSRREFLAGAISAAPIIVPASAWGANDRLSYGLIGTGNRGGGLNRAFQKIGAQCAALCDVYQPYLDKARSESPAGVKAYRDYEELLAQPGLDFVVVATPDHQHCPMLKKVLAARKDLYLEKPLSLTLRQSDEMIAAVRKTKQVVQIGMQRRSMGFVRQAKKMIEDGVIGRISMVQARWNWHFDLPLDKSPLPGELDWTRFLGSAPKRPLDPMRFRWWRGFWDYSGGNMTDQGTHLMDVVQWMTNSGAPLSAVCQGRITEATGVEVPNVFNATFEYPEFLATWTLDYRSTYDFDWSIRFQGEAGTLMLDRKGLRVYQDAGASATPWTQKVPTEPSRELSDTDQPEAHQQNFLDCIRSRQEPNCPIEIAAAAVAGPHMANLAFKEERKVKRTADGKVI, encoded by the coding sequence ATGTCATCCAGCAGACGAGAGTTTCTTGCGGGCGCAATCAGCGCCGCGCCGATCATTGTTCCCGCCAGCGCCTGGGGCGCGAACGACCGCCTCTCTTACGGGCTCATCGGGACGGGCAACCGGGGTGGCGGGCTGAATCGAGCGTTCCAGAAGATCGGCGCGCAGTGCGCAGCGTTGTGCGATGTGTACCAGCCCTATCTGGACAAGGCGCGCAGTGAATCTCCAGCCGGTGTGAAGGCTTACCGCGACTATGAGGAATTGCTGGCGCAGCCGGGCCTCGATTTCGTGGTTGTGGCTACGCCGGATCACCAGCACTGCCCCATGCTGAAGAAAGTGCTCGCCGCTCGCAAAGACCTCTACCTGGAGAAGCCGCTTTCGCTGACGCTGAGACAGAGTGACGAGATGATCGCGGCCGTACGCAAGACGAAGCAGGTGGTGCAGATCGGCATGCAGAGGCGCAGCATGGGCTTCGTGCGGCAGGCCAAGAAAATGATCGAGGATGGCGTCATCGGCCGTATCTCGATGGTGCAGGCGCGGTGGAACTGGCACTTCGACCTGCCGCTGGACAAGTCCCCGCTGCCTGGTGAGCTGGACTGGACGCGGTTCCTCGGTTCCGCTCCGAAGAGGCCGCTGGACCCGATGCGGTTCCGGTGGTGGCGCGGTTTCTGGGATTACTCGGGCGGGAACATGACGGACCAGGGGACTCACCTGATGGACGTGGTCCAGTGGATGACAAACTCGGGCGCTCCGTTATCGGCGGTGTGCCAGGGGCGGATCACAGAGGCCACCGGCGTCGAGGTCCCCAACGTCTTCAACGCGACCTTTGAGTATCCGGAGTTCCTGGCGACATGGACGTTGGACTACAGGAGCACGTATGACTTCGACTGGTCGATCCGATTTCAGGGCGAAGCGGGGACGCTGATGCTCGATCGCAAAGGGTTGCGGGTGTACCAGGACGCGGGCGCGTCGGCAACGCCCTGGACGCAGAAAGTACCCACTGAGCCGAGCCGGGAATTGAGCGACACAGACCAGCCCGAAGCGCACCAACAGAACTTCCTGGACTGTATTCGAAGCCGGCAGGAACCGAACTGTCCCATTGAGATCGCGGCGGCCGCCGTGGCCGGCCCACACATGGCGAATCTCGCCTTCAAGGAAGAGCGCAAGGTGAAGAGAACCGCGGACGGGAAGGTCATTTAG
- a CDS encoding Gfo/Idh/MocA family protein, with protein MNRRYFFMAPLVAVAGRRLAAAPSDKVRVACVGVRSQGWVHVRKYAQRQDVDLVALCDVDDNILNGRLGEVEKMGRKRPQAYNDIRKLLEDKSIDAISIATPNHHHTLQTIWGCQAGKDVYVEKPCSHDMFEARQIMAAAKKYGRLVQHGTNSRSSIAREAVNHLHTGLIGDVYMARGLCFKRRDTIGHAPVEPVPAGVHYDLWQGPAPQHAFTRNRFHYNWHWFWDYGNGDLGNQGIHQLDVARWGLGVKYPTRITAAGGHFMFDDDQETPNTLNATFEFNEGGHKKLLVFEVRHWISNHEAGIGEDEPGSTNTVGAVFYGSKGYLSVWDEDHGRYESHLGKERTPGPSGRDQGDNWSNFIDAVRSRKQSDLNAPIEEGAISTTLVHLANISYRVNRSVTFDPQTWTCPGDKEATALFRRQYRAPFIVPELV; from the coding sequence ATGAATCGTCGCTATTTCTTCATGGCGCCGCTGGTGGCAGTCGCCGGCCGCCGTCTGGCCGCCGCGCCCAGCGACAAGGTCCGGGTCGCTTGCGTCGGGGTCCGCAGCCAGGGTTGGGTGCACGTCCGCAAGTACGCCCAGCGGCAGGATGTCGACCTCGTTGCCCTCTGCGATGTCGACGACAACATCCTCAATGGACGCCTGGGGGAAGTCGAGAAGATGGGGCGCAAGCGCCCACAGGCCTACAACGACATTCGCAAGCTCCTCGAAGACAAGAGCATCGATGCGATCTCCATCGCCACCCCCAATCACCACCACACTCTCCAGACGATCTGGGGTTGCCAGGCGGGCAAGGACGTCTATGTGGAGAAGCCCTGTTCCCACGACATGTTCGAAGCGCGCCAGATTATGGCCGCGGCAAAGAAGTACGGGCGTCTCGTACAGCACGGCACCAACAGCCGCTCCAGCATCGCCCGCGAAGCGGTGAACCACCTCCACACAGGCTTGATCGGGGATGTCTACATGGCGCGCGGGCTGTGCTTCAAGCGCCGTGACACCATCGGACACGCGCCGGTGGAACCCGTTCCGGCGGGTGTCCATTACGACCTCTGGCAGGGGCCGGCTCCGCAGCACGCGTTCACTCGCAATCGGTTTCACTATAACTGGCACTGGTTCTGGGACTACGGCAACGGCGACCTCGGCAATCAGGGCATCCATCAACTCGACGTGGCCCGTTGGGGGCTGGGTGTCAAATACCCCACGCGCATAACCGCCGCCGGCGGGCACTTTATGTTCGACGACGATCAGGAGACTCCGAACACCTTAAACGCCACCTTCGAATTCAATGAGGGCGGCCACAAGAAACTGCTCGTCTTCGAAGTCCGCCACTGGATCAGCAACCACGAAGCCGGAATCGGGGAAGACGAGCCTGGCTCAACCAACACCGTGGGCGCCGTCTTCTATGGCAGTAAGGGCTATCTCTCCGTATGGGATGAGGACCACGGCCGCTACGAATCGCACCTGGGGAAAGAACGCACGCCCGGCCCCTCCGGTCGCGACCAGGGCGATAACTGGAGTAATTTCATCGACGCCGTGCGAAGCCGCAAGCAGTCCGACCTGAACGCACCCATCGAAGAAGGGGCCATCTCTACCACTCTCGTCCATCTGGCCAACATTTCTTATCGCGTCAACCGTTCCGTCACCTTCGACCCGCAGACCTGGACCTGCCCGGGCGATAAAGAAGCCACCGCCCTGTTCCGCCGCCAGTACCGGGCGCCTTTCATCGTGCCTGAACTGGTCTGA
- a CDS encoding NfeD family protein produces the protein MSSTLPLAALLLLSAVRPADASCVVTLDVDSVVHPVTVDLIDRSLIEARNRHCSLLLLRLNTPGGYLEATRSITELIISSTIPVAVYVSPGGGRAASAGFLILQAADIAVMAPGTHTGAAHPISLVGTPDEVMKKKLENDTAAALRTLTDRRGRNSALAQKAVLESVSFTDQEALSGHLIDFIARNDRDLLTQLATRPIRRFDMSTLTLDLHDAELIPYQSSVRQRIQLALSDPNIALALTLLGALCLYIEFSTPGLFLPGVAGALMLLTGLFSLSVLPLSWSGAALLLLAVAFFGLELKFPTHGVLGAGGAVAMVFGALLLVDSPLPELRVHLSTALALVLPFTAITAFLVAIAVRARLSAPATGRETYLGARAVTLSPLQPEGQILFHGEIWRARSTEPLPAGASVRITSIDGLTLDVEAQPPGD, from the coding sequence ATGTCATCAACTCTCCCGCTCGCCGCTCTCTTGCTCCTCTCGGCGGTCCGCCCGGCGGACGCCTCCTGCGTCGTCACCCTCGACGTGGATTCGGTGGTCCATCCGGTCACGGTCGATCTCATCGACCGTTCGCTGATCGAGGCCCGGAATCGGCATTGCTCCCTGCTGCTCCTCCGCCTGAACACACCCGGCGGCTATCTCGAGGCGACCCGTTCCATCACCGAACTCATCATCTCCTCGACTATTCCGGTGGCCGTCTATGTTTCGCCTGGTGGGGGCCGCGCCGCCTCCGCGGGCTTCCTCATTCTGCAGGCTGCCGACATCGCAGTGATGGCGCCAGGTACACACACCGGAGCCGCCCATCCCATCTCTCTGGTAGGGACACCCGATGAGGTCATGAAAAAGAAGCTTGAGAACGACACGGCGGCCGCCCTGCGCACGCTCACTGATCGGCGCGGCCGGAACTCCGCTCTGGCTCAGAAAGCAGTGCTCGAGTCCGTCTCGTTTACAGACCAGGAGGCACTGAGCGGCCACCTCATCGACTTCATTGCCCGCAATGACCGGGACCTTCTCACGCAACTCGCGACGCGCCCCATCCGGCGGTTCGATATGTCGACCCTCACGCTTGACCTGCACGATGCCGAATTGATCCCCTACCAGAGTTCCGTGCGCCAACGAATCCAACTGGCCCTCTCCGACCCGAACATCGCCCTGGCCCTCACCCTGCTGGGTGCTCTCTGCCTGTATATCGAGTTCAGTACCCCAGGGTTGTTCCTGCCCGGCGTGGCCGGCGCCCTCATGCTCCTCACGGGACTCTTCTCCCTTTCCGTGCTGCCGTTAAGTTGGTCCGGTGCGGCACTCCTGCTCCTCGCCGTTGCCTTCTTCGGTCTCGAATTGAAGTTCCCGACCCACGGAGTTCTCGGTGCTGGAGGAGCCGTGGCCATGGTCTTCGGCGCTCTGCTGCTGGTCGACAGCCCCCTGCCCGAACTGCGCGTTCACCTCTCCACCGCGCTTGCCCTGGTTCTTCCCTTTACCGCCATCACCGCGTTCCTCGTAGCCATTGCTGTGCGCGCCAGGTTGTCGGCGCCCGCCACGGGTCGCGAAACCTACCTCGGTGCTCGTGCGGTCACGCTCAGCCCCCTTCAGCCCGAGGGGCAGATTCTCTTCCATGGCGAAATCTGGCGAGCCCGTTCAACGGAACCGCTGCCCGCCGGCGCCTCCGTTCGCATCACTTCCATCGACGGCCTCACCCTGGACGTCGAAGCTCAACCACCTGGAGACTGA
- a CDS encoding P-II family nitrogen regulator: MKKIEAVIQPFKLDEVKQGLEDAGVGGMTVLEVRGRGSREEAALLYRGAESEAWPTAKLKIEVVVGDRELQEVLAAIRQAAWTGRSGDGMIFVSEVVEAIRIRNDQRDEAAV, encoded by the coding sequence TTGAAGAAGATCGAGGCGGTTATCCAACCATTCAAGCTGGACGAAGTGAAACAGGGTCTCGAGGACGCCGGCGTGGGCGGGATGACGGTTCTCGAAGTGCGAGGCCGAGGATCGCGGGAAGAGGCCGCACTGCTGTACCGCGGCGCCGAAAGCGAGGCCTGGCCCACAGCCAAGCTGAAGATCGAAGTTGTCGTTGGCGACCGTGAACTGCAGGAAGTGCTGGCAGCCATCCGGCAGGCGGCGTGGACCGGCCGATCAGGCGACGGAATGATCTTCGTGTCGGAGGTTGTGGAGGCGATCCGAATCCGCAACGACCAAAGAGACGAAGCGGCTGTTTGA
- a CDS encoding class I SAM-dependent methyltransferase: MRQKLKETILPLLPESFARWYRAPQCPPDAQERFGHLTLLETFTTIYREQVWGRAPGQDFYSGTGSEDEFAIPYADALQRFLERHGIHTVTDLGCGDFRVGRRVSALVDQYHGVDCVPELIAHLSATEARPGVSFHCLDLTTSSLPPAGAALIRQVLQHLSNREIAMVLRQCADYPFIIVTEHLPVGYCPCPNLDQLHGPNPRLVAGSGVYLDQPPFSLKCSVLLELPCCHDSVIRTIVVDNRAGN, from the coding sequence TTGCGACAAAAACTGAAAGAGACCATCCTCCCCCTGCTGCCGGAATCCTTTGCCCGCTGGTACCGGGCACCTCAGTGTCCCCCCGATGCACAGGAGCGTTTCGGCCATCTGACTCTGCTCGAAACGTTTACGACGATTTATCGCGAGCAGGTCTGGGGGCGTGCCCCCGGCCAGGACTTCTACTCCGGCACAGGATCTGAGGATGAATTCGCCATCCCCTACGCCGACGCCCTCCAACGCTTCCTTGAGCGGCACGGGATTCACACTGTGACGGACCTGGGCTGCGGCGACTTCCGCGTAGGGCGTCGCGTGTCCGCCCTCGTGGATCAGTATCACGGCGTCGATTGCGTCCCGGAACTCATTGCGCATCTCAGCGCAACCGAAGCCCGTCCGGGCGTCTCCTTCCATTGTCTGGACCTCACCACCTCTTCACTGCCCCCGGCCGGCGCGGCACTCATCCGGCAGGTCCTGCAACATCTGTCGAATCGGGAGATCGCCATGGTTCTCAGGCAGTGCGCGGACTACCCGTTCATCATCGTGACGGAGCACCTCCCCGTCGGCTATTGCCCTTGCCCCAATCTCGACCAGCTTCACGGCCCAAACCCCCGCCTGGTCGCCGGCTCCGGTGTCTATCTGGATCAGCCGCCCTTTTCCCTGAAATGCTCGGTACTCCTCGAGCTCCCTTGTTGCCACGATTCGGTCATCCGCACCATCGTGGTCGACAACCGGGCCGGAAACTAG
- a CDS encoding tetratricopeptide repeat protein, with protein sequence MRHLLLGLVVCLAVPLPGQNNGLIDSLNRLDAGNFAESARILEQAGVRAGSDARALLTLGVALTLSGRFEEAIEPLQRAVQIKRLDEATLWLYACERMSGIVTEAHAYGIRRPGMPLRLEGMLPADQSS encoded by the coding sequence ATGCGGCACCTTCTCCTCGGGCTCGTAGTGTGTCTCGCTGTTCCGCTGCCTGGTCAAAACAACGGGCTCATCGATAGCCTCAATCGTCTCGATGCCGGCAATTTCGCGGAATCGGCCCGAATTTTGGAACAGGCTGGAGTTCGCGCCGGTTCCGATGCCCGCGCCCTCCTCACCTTGGGCGTGGCCTTGACCCTCTCCGGCCGCTTCGAGGAGGCGATCGAGCCGCTGCAGCGCGCCGTCCAGATCAAGCGCCTCGACGAGGCCACCCTCTGGCTCTACGCCTGCGAACGCATGTCCGGCATCGTCACCGAGGCACACGCCTACGGCATCCGCCGCCCTGGCATGCCGCTACGCCTGGAGGGCATGCTGCCGGCCGATCAGTCCTCCTGA
- a CDS encoding tetratricopeptide repeat protein — MGDAARTSADLDAAARSDAAATAQLRPRIEADLAANRVTGTAESHLAALETAVRSGQPLSQLIPRARNVLAAFTAQRLVYEEKYTSDRAAFEAALRSQSASADTRANYARFLVTEADLNRRAYSVEPRPVIEALRIGMNPGRELSRALAVVDQALAANPNHIRALLMKAIILDRLGRFEEGKPLVERAFRLAPTNPEALRLRSEYLWSANIDALDKATALRTPTIEGIRTYDEGDTRVTETTYRNPSAYDQGRAAALEGAAQELRAGARAALEAAIRASAGTPEGFALQAEAHSVNKRFDEARAVLQQGLARFPHSLALYEALVRLAKRTRDLDLEDDAQSSAFNLFESTAGPKLRKAWRAILRSDWAAMDAALNDAVRLDPTDARIPAYRAVALERQGRKADASVAWFTALALEEARLSYDESSVSAGVSRSPTSLGLVLALRHRAIGAANDPAAILDLAKGAALHAQRINIGDRSMLVWRYLLPDPAIESTPGRDHAGLYRWAPNAATVAATAHVAYGRALAASGDATTARAEFEQAALWGQPAGVDIARSAGASAPSDLERDFNNGVATGAIAEAYLEMARLAVADKDMRTALDYYNKAVNAKPSPAVRRELEQVLESIRNPNQPNPQERRRVSPFGRKKNQN; from the coding sequence ATGGGCGATGCCGCCCGCACGTCGGCCGATCTCGATGCCGCGGCCCGATCCGACGCCGCCGCCACGGCGCAACTCCGCCCGCGCATTGAAGCCGACCTGGCCGCAAACCGCGTCACCGGCACCGCGGAAAGCCACCTGGCGGCACTGGAGACCGCGGTCCGGTCCGGCCAACCACTCAGCCAGCTCATCCCGCGCGCCAGGAATGTCCTCGCCGCCTTCACCGCGCAACGCCTGGTCTACGAAGAGAAATACACCTCAGATCGCGCCGCCTTCGAGGCCGCCCTGCGCTCGCAATCCGCCTCCGCCGATACCCGCGCTAACTATGCACGTTTCCTCGTCACCGAGGCCGATCTCAACCGCCGCGCCTACTCCGTCGAGCCTCGCCCTGTCATCGAGGCCCTGCGCATCGGCATGAACCCCGGCCGCGAACTGTCACGCGCGCTGGCTGTCGTCGATCAGGCACTGGCCGCCAACCCCAATCACATCCGCGCCCTGCTGATGAAGGCCATCATTCTCGATCGGCTCGGCCGCTTTGAGGAGGGCAAGCCGCTGGTCGAACGGGCCTTCCGCCTCGCCCCCACCAATCCGGAAGCCCTGCGCCTGCGCAGCGAGTATCTCTGGAGCGCCAACATCGACGCGCTCGACAAAGCCACGGCTCTTCGAACCCCCACCATCGAGGGCATCCGCACCTACGACGAAGGCGACACCCGCGTCACCGAGACCACCTATCGCAATCCGTCCGCTTACGACCAGGGCCGGGCTGCCGCTCTGGAGGGTGCTGCTCAGGAGTTGCGGGCTGGCGCCCGCGCCGCGCTGGAGGCCGCGATCCGCGCCTCCGCCGGTACACCAGAGGGCTTCGCCCTCCAGGCCGAGGCGCATTCCGTGAATAAGCGCTTCGACGAGGCCCGCGCCGTGCTTCAGCAGGGGCTGGCCCGCTTTCCTCATTCGCTGGCGCTGTACGAAGCACTCGTTCGCCTCGCCAAACGAACCCGCGATCTGGACCTGGAAGACGACGCGCAGTCCTCCGCCTTCAATCTCTTCGAATCCACAGCCGGCCCCAAGCTGCGCAAAGCTTGGCGCGCCATCCTCCGCTCCGATTGGGCGGCCATGGATGCAGCCCTCAACGACGCTGTCCGCCTCGATCCCACCGACGCCCGCATCCCCGCCTACCGTGCCGTCGCCCTGGAACGGCAGGGCCGCAAAGCGGACGCGTCCGTTGCCTGGTTCACCGCTCTCGCTCTCGAAGAAGCCCGCCTTTCCTACGACGAATCCTCCGTCTCCGCCGGAGTCTCCCGCTCGCCCACCTCTCTCGGACTGGTACTCGCTCTCCGCCACCGTGCCATCGGCGCGGCGAACGATCCGGCCGCCATCCTGGACCTGGCGAAAGGCGCGGCTCTGCACGCCCAGCGAATCAACATCGGGGACCGCTCCATGCTCGTCTGGCGCTACCTCCTCCCCGATCCAGCCATCGAGTCCACGCCCGGCCGCGATCATGCCGGCCTCTATCGCTGGGCGCCCAACGCGGCAACCGTGGCCGCCACCGCGCACGTCGCCTATGGGCGTGCCCTCGCCGCCTCCGGCGACGCAACAACGGCCCGCGCCGAATTCGAACAGGCTGCGCTCTGGGGTCAGCCTGCCGGTGTCGACATCGCTCGCTCCGCTGGCGCCTCTGCCCCTTCCGATCTCGAACGCGACTTCAATAACGGTGTCGCCACCGGAGCCATCGCCGAGGCCTATCTGGAAATGGCCCGGCTGGCCGTCGCGGATAAGGATATGCGCACCGCTCTCGACTACTACAACAAAGCCGTCAACGCCAAGCCCTCACCAGCCGTGAGACGGGAACTCGAACAGGTGCTCGAAAGCATCCGCAACCCTAATCAACCCAATCCGCAGGAGCGGCGCCGCGTCAGCCCGTTCGGCCGGAAAAAGAACCAGAACTGA